A stretch of Castanea sativa cultivar Marrone di Chiusa Pesio chromosome 2, ASM4071231v1 DNA encodes these proteins:
- the LOC142624881 gene encoding uncharacterized protein LOC142624881, with protein MAFTAEASNNQTSNQSSSAVNEDSVNPFFLGSSDSNTVQLVTEKLIGGKNYFPWARSMIISLTTKNKIGFIIGTIPIPDSDSPQFILWTQCNMTVLSWIVNSISPGIGSSIMYTDNVRAIWLDLLPRFSQKNGPRIFELQKESPYLVQGQASMEEYFTKFKALVDELANYLTIPHCKCPCTCGAQRIAADLGDRDQVMRFLMGLDVSYSAIRGPIFLYQLLPDINKAASPQVAAVNTVGPSSSQPLALSASSHSVDYLNNFAGKAFCSSSFLLPNSTIFTARVVNRSSFTATDWIIDTGAIDHMVHSIAMFSSITCVSNTYVYLPNAERALVTHVETIHLSENLILIDVLCVPSFTFNLTYFSHLNRSLTCCLIFIGSFCFIQYLALWSTIGLGREQNGLYLLDNKFKILPTVPATSSFGQSVCTQPNLWHFCLGHPSSGKLDLLNKDVPFVQSNKTSHYAFVRWLNRKDCPLLQALMFLNFLLHLFTVIYGVLFQFPQCMVIDFSLQ; from the exons ATGGCGTTTACTGCAGAAGCTTCGAATAATCAAACTTCTAATCAATCTTCTTCTGCAGTGAATGAAGATTCTGTGAATCCTTTCTTTCTAGGTAGCAGTGACAGTAACACGGTTCAATTGGTGACTGAGAAATTGATTGGAGGAAAGAACTATTTTCCATGGGCCAGATCAATGATCATCTCTCTCACTACTAAAAATAAGATTGGATTCATTATTGGTACAATTCCAATACCAGATTCAGATTCTCCACAATTCATCTTGTGGACACAATGCAATATGACAGTTCTGAGTTGGATTGTCAACTCTATTTCACCTGGAATTGGTTCTAGCATTATGTACACTGATAATGTTAGAGCAATTTGGCTTGATTTGCTTCCCAGGTTCTCTCAGAAAAATGGACCTAGAATTTTTGAGCTTCAAAAGGAATCTCCTTATTTGGTGCAAGGCCAAGCTTCTATGGAGGAATACTTCACCAAATTCAAGGCTTTGGTTGATGAGTTGGCAAATTACCTGACAATTCCTCATTGCAAGTGCCCTTGCACTTGTGGAGCTCAAAGAATCGCTGCAGATTTAGGTGACCGTGATCAAGTAATGAGGTTTTTGATGGGATTAGATGTTTCCTATTCAGCAATTAGGGGTCCGATTTTTCTATATCAGCTTCTACCTGATATCAACAAG GCAGCATCTCCTCAGGTAGCTGCTGTGAACACTGTTGGACCAAGCTCATCTCAGCCACTTGCTTTGAGTGCTTCATCTCATAGTGTTGATTACCTGAACAACTTTGCAGGTAAGGCCTTTTGTTCATCTTCTTTCTTGCTTCCAAATTCCACTATTTTCACTGCTAGAGTGGTAAATAGGTCTTCTTTTACAGCCACAGACTGGATCATTGACACAGGAGCCATTGATCACATGGTTCATTCCATAGCTATGTTTAGTTCTATTACTTGTGTGTCTAATACCTATGTGTATTTACCTAATGCTGAAAGGGCTTTAGTGACTCATGTAGAGACTATTCATCTCTCAGAAAACTTGATACTTATTGATGTGTTGTGTGTTCCATCCTTCACTTTTAACCTCACATATTTCAGTCATCTTAACAGATCCTTGACTTGTTgccttatttttattggttcatTTTGCTTTATTCAATATCTTGCTCTTTGGAGCACGATTGGTCTGGGTAGAGAGCAAAATGGACTTTATTTGCTGGACAACAAGTTCAAGATATTGCCTACAGTTCCAGCTACTTCCTCTTTTGGTCAATCTGTTTGTACTCAGCCAAATTTGTGGCATTTTTGTTTAGGACATCCTTCAAGTGGTAAACTTGATCTTTTGAATAAAGATGTTCCTTTTGTACAGAGTAATAAAACTTCTCATTATGCATTTGTCCGATGGCTAAATAGAAAAGATTGCCCTTTACTTCAAGCACTAATGTTTTTGAATTTCCTTTTGCACTTGTTCACTGTGATCTATGGGGTCCTTTTTCAATTCCCACAGTGCATGGTTATAGATTTTTCCTTGCAATAG